Sequence from the Candidatus Dormiibacterota bacterium genome:
ACCCCGCGCACGTGCTCGCGGAGCACGTTGCGGAGACGGGCGTTGACCGAGCCCTCGGCCTCGGCGAGGGGGGCGATGTAGCGCAGCCCCTCGCCGCCGGCGACCCGGGCGAGGCCGAGCTCGCGCAGGTCGCGGCTGACCGTCGCCTGGGTGACCTCGAGGCCACGCCCGCGCAGCCCCGCCACCACCTCCTCCTGGGTGCGGATCGCCCGGCCGCCGACCAGGTCGAGGATCGCCTGCTGGCGCTCCGCCTTCCCGGGGACGCGGGCCCGGCGTGCCGGGACCGCAGCGGTCACGGCACCGGGACGGGCGATCCGGGT
This genomic interval carries:
- a CDS encoding arginine repressor; translated protein: MTTRIARPGAVTAAVPARRARVPGKAERQQAILDLVGGRAIRTQEEVVAGLRGRGLEVTQATVSRDLRELGLARVAGGEGLRYIAPLAEAEGSVNARLRNVLREHVRGVEFVGVLGVLRTRPSTAPLVAAAIDGARFDEVAGTVAGDDTVLVVARGPVPAEELRTRLQSMLGRRGVSAATSAPEEVP